Proteins encoded within one genomic window of Cellulomonas xiejunii:
- a CDS encoding ATP-grasp domain-containing protein yields MGAGGRRTILVTGAAGPAGRALGAQLVGRDPELRAVGADLNPVPVTGFDTVEAVPAAGDPRYEPAMRDLIERVGPDLVVPTVSEELPRIAVFGRAAGLGSALVGSSASAAAVAGDKLLTMWTLARAGVAVPAFAPADVFASPAVALEWAGGPVVVKPRVARGGRGVHVVDRPDDPVWDQLDAAWVVQVFAPAVEYSPQVYRSPRTGRTVVVVLQKAALEHGRIGNATAVERLPDGSAPDVAALALRTVQALDLVGPVDMDVRRLADGAPVVLEVNARFGAVSASAPQILDAVLDDWPG; encoded by the coding sequence ATGGGCGCAGGGGGACGGCGCACGATCCTGGTGACCGGTGCTGCCGGGCCGGCAGGGCGCGCCCTGGGCGCCCAGCTCGTGGGGCGTGACCCGGAGCTGAGAGCCGTCGGGGCGGACCTGAACCCGGTGCCCGTGACCGGTTTCGACACCGTCGAGGCGGTGCCGGCCGCCGGTGACCCGCGCTACGAACCGGCGATGCGCGACCTGATCGAACGTGTGGGTCCGGACCTGGTCGTCCCGACGGTCTCCGAGGAGCTGCCGCGGATCGCGGTCTTCGGGCGTGCCGCAGGCCTCGGCAGCGCGCTCGTCGGGTCGTCGGCGTCGGCTGCGGCCGTCGCGGGGGACAAGCTCCTGACGATGTGGACGCTGGCGCGCGCGGGCGTCGCGGTCCCGGCCTTCGCCCCGGCGGACGTGTTCGCTTCCCCGGCGGTCGCGCTCGAGTGGGCCGGCGGACCCGTCGTCGTCAAACCCCGGGTCGCGCGCGGCGGTCGCGGTGTGCACGTGGTCGACCGACCGGACGACCCGGTGTGGGACCAGCTCGACGCCGCCTGGGTGGTCCAGGTGTTCGCACCGGCCGTGGAGTACAGCCCGCAGGTGTACCGCTCGCCGCGGACGGGCCGCACCGTCGTCGTCGTGCTGCAGAAGGCGGCGCTCGAGCACGGCCGGATCGGCAACGCGACGGCCGTCGAGCGTCTGCCCGACGGGTCCGCCCCGGACGTCGCCGCCCTCGCCCTGCGTACGGTCCAGGCCCTGGACCTGGTGGGGCCGGTCGACATGGACGTGCGCCGCCTCGCCGACGGCGCGCCCGTGGTGCTCGAGGTCAACGCCCGGTTCGGGGCCGTGTCGGCGTCCGCCCCGCAGATCCTGGACGCAGTTCTCGACGACTGGCCGGGCTGA
- a CDS encoding glycosyltransferase codes for MTVVVALLTSLVLVVGASLLVVGLVRLAFVPAALVFEVRQRRATPGPSGCGPLFTEPPSVSVVVPAYEEALLIGNCIESILRSDHPRLEVVCVDDGSCDGTYARMRELAAADPRVRPLHQENAGKGAALNTGIAAARGEVLVLVDADGLFRRDTLTRLLRGFRDERVGAVCGNDRPVNLDRVLTRLLSLISHVGTGLMRRALDVLGCMPVVSGNVGAFRRDVLEQVGPVRTDTLGEDLELTWRVHRAGYRVTFTPDALVFAESPSTLRGLWRQRVRWARGLLQATALHRGMIGNPRYGPFGVYLLYNTLAQVVAPFLQVLGAVVLIVLLLVQGTSWLPSDLWQWLLLVGLPLSFVLLVAAVLLDRAPRDLRYLWTVGLWPVYSALMTFVVLDAARLELGNAENRWNKLERSGTVSVSGLVEEHGPGS; via the coding sequence ATGACCGTGGTCGTCGCACTGCTGACGTCGCTCGTGCTCGTCGTCGGTGCGTCGTTGCTGGTCGTGGGCCTGGTCCGCCTGGCCTTCGTCCCCGCGGCCCTCGTCTTCGAGGTCAGGCAGCGGCGCGCGACGCCGGGGCCTTCCGGCTGCGGCCCGCTCTTCACCGAGCCCCCGTCGGTCAGCGTCGTCGTCCCGGCCTACGAGGAGGCGCTGCTGATCGGCAACTGCATCGAGTCGATCCTGCGCAGCGACCACCCGAGGCTCGAGGTCGTGTGCGTCGATGACGGGTCGTGCGACGGCACCTACGCCCGGATGCGCGAGCTGGCCGCCGCGGATCCCCGGGTGCGTCCCCTCCACCAGGAGAACGCAGGCAAGGGAGCCGCGCTCAACACCGGCATCGCGGCCGCGCGCGGTGAGGTGCTCGTGCTGGTGGACGCCGACGGGCTGTTCCGCCGCGACACCCTGACGCGCCTGCTCCGTGGCTTCCGCGACGAGCGCGTCGGCGCGGTGTGCGGCAACGACCGGCCCGTGAACCTCGACCGCGTCCTGACCCGGCTGCTCTCGCTCATCAGCCACGTCGGCACCGGGTTGATGCGGCGCGCCCTCGACGTCCTCGGGTGCATGCCGGTGGTGTCGGGCAACGTGGGGGCCTTCCGGCGTGACGTCCTCGAGCAGGTGGGCCCGGTCCGCACCGACACCCTCGGTGAGGATCTCGAGCTGACGTGGCGCGTGCACCGCGCCGGCTACCGCGTGACGTTCACGCCCGACGCACTGGTCTTCGCCGAGTCGCCGTCGACCCTGCGCGGCCTGTGGCGGCAGCGGGTGCGGTGGGCCCGCGGGCTGCTGCAGGCGACGGCGCTGCACCGCGGCATGATCGGCAACCCGCGCTACGGGCCGTTCGGGGTGTACCTGCTGTACAACACGCTGGCCCAGGTGGTCGCGCCCTTCCTGCAGGTGCTGGGCGCCGTCGTGCTGATCGTGCTGCTCCTCGTCCAGGGCACGAGCTGGCTGCCGTCCGACCTGTGGCAGTGGCTGCTGCTGGTCGGCCTGCCGCTGTCGTTCGTCCTGCTGGTCGCCGCCGTGCTCCTGGACCGGGCCCCGCGCGACCTGCGCTACCTGTGGACGGTGGGTCTGTGGCCCGTGTACTCGGCGCTCATGACCTTCGTCGTGCTCGACGCCGCGCGGCTCGAGCTGGGGAACGCGGAGAACAGATGGAACAAGCTGGAACGCAGCGGGACGGTGTCGGTGAGCGGTCTGGTCGAGGAGCACGGTCCTGGCTCGTGA
- a CDS encoding sensor histidine kinase gives MTRALFDRLAVGWLAPDAVALRQAPATVTILVSLVVVESAVAPERPALLVTAGLLVALAQLAGILVPWRRLRPVWRATPPIAQMTAIALLDIGTGLPMAEFDILLILPMGMLALRPERWGPVVALAMCTVVLLAPAIVDVDRRQPLLHAVVTLLVIVPTVLGAHGIVQATRMQANELQRARDALDVRARQLRASRDTLSSIIEAATEQAIIATDVHGVVLSANSGAARILGRAVHELVGREIGDLVDDLRPGAPQDVHVGVPLRRLVGRAAEGGTHVEEWRVVLADGTIRFLELVATLRPGLDDAGPTLPAGYLFVGTDVTPRRDEQRQQDEFIGLVSHELRTPLASILGYLELIRSGDHVLDEEQSRYLDVVERNANRLRSLVDELLASAQVVVGAPVSGQEVDVGDVARGAVTSQAPISRAAGVQVDVQADGPVPLLSDPQRLTQIVDNLVSNAVKHSLAGDRVVVEVRPGTAPDGARTALIRVVDEGAGIAPDELSRLTERFYRTRDTKRRRVRGVGLGLSLVQAIVDEHGGRLTIDSELGSGTQVEVVLPDLTEATTPGP, from the coding sequence GTGACGCGCGCCCTGTTCGACCGCCTCGCCGTCGGCTGGCTCGCACCGGACGCCGTCGCGCTGCGGCAGGCACCGGCGACGGTGACCATCCTGGTGTCGCTGGTCGTCGTCGAGTCCGCGGTCGCGCCGGAGCGGCCGGCGCTGCTGGTCACGGCTGGCCTCCTGGTCGCGCTCGCTCAGCTCGCGGGCATCCTCGTGCCCTGGAGACGTCTGCGACCCGTCTGGCGGGCGACCCCGCCGATCGCGCAGATGACGGCGATCGCCCTGCTGGACATCGGCACGGGCCTGCCGATGGCCGAGTTCGACATCCTCCTGATCCTGCCGATGGGCATGCTCGCGCTGCGGCCCGAGCGCTGGGGACCGGTGGTCGCGCTCGCGATGTGCACGGTCGTGCTGCTGGCGCCCGCGATCGTGGACGTCGACCGCAGGCAGCCGCTGCTGCACGCGGTCGTCACCCTGCTGGTCATCGTCCCGACGGTGCTGGGCGCCCACGGCATCGTGCAGGCCACGCGGATGCAGGCCAACGAGCTCCAGCGCGCGCGCGACGCCCTCGACGTGCGGGCGCGGCAGCTGCGCGCGTCGCGCGACACCCTGAGCAGCATCATCGAGGCCGCCACCGAGCAGGCCATCATCGCGACGGACGTCCACGGGGTCGTCCTGTCCGCCAACTCCGGCGCCGCGCGCATCCTGGGACGTGCGGTGCACGAGCTCGTCGGTCGCGAGATCGGCGACCTCGTGGACGACCTGCGCCCCGGCGCCCCGCAGGACGTCCACGTGGGTGTGCCGCTCCGCCGGCTCGTCGGCCGCGCGGCCGAGGGCGGGACGCACGTCGAGGAGTGGCGCGTCGTCCTGGCCGACGGCACCATCCGCTTCCTGGAGCTCGTCGCCACCCTGCGGCCCGGGCTCGACGACGCGGGCCCGACGCTGCCCGCCGGCTACCTGTTCGTCGGCACCGACGTCACCCCGCGGCGCGACGAGCAGCGTCAGCAGGACGAGTTCATCGGCCTGGTCAGCCACGAGCTGCGCACGCCGCTCGCCTCGATCCTCGGGTACCTCGAGCTGATCCGGTCCGGCGACCACGTGCTCGACGAGGAGCAGAGCAGGTACCTGGACGTCGTCGAACGCAACGCGAACCGGCTGCGCTCCCTGGTGGACGAGCTGCTCGCAAGCGCCCAGGTCGTCGTCGGTGCGCCCGTGTCGGGCCAGGAGGTCGACGTCGGGGACGTCGCCCGCGGCGCGGTGACCAGCCAGGCCCCCATCTCGCGCGCCGCCGGCGTGCAGGTCGACGTCCAGGCGGACGGGCCGGTGCCGCTGCTGTCGGACCCCCAACGACTGACCCAGATCGTGGACAACCTGGTGAGCAACGCCGTGAAGCACAGCCTCGCGGGCGACCGGGTCGTCGTCGAGGTGCGCCCCGGCACCGCGCCGGACGGCGCGCGCACGGCCCTGATCCGGGTGGTGGACGAGGGTGCGGGCATCGCGCCCGACGAGCTGTCGCGCCTCACCGAGCGCTTCTATCGCACGCGCGACACCAAGCGCCGCCGGGTACGCGGGGTCGGCCTGGGGCTCTCCCTGGTCCAGGCGATCGTCGACGAGCACGGCGGGCGGCTCACCATCGACAGCGAGCTCGGGAGCGGCACGCAGGTCGAGGTGGTGCTCCCCGACCTCACGGAGGCGACGACGCCGGGACCGTGA
- a CDS encoding PIG-L family deacetylase has protein sequence MPDDRYRALVLEDDPDAAELLRIALEREGMVVVVATTAEGALSELSRSTFDVLVTDIQLPGRSGLEILPEARRLDPALTVMVVTAYPTFDHAVEALREAADEFLVKPVSSAEVVRRATELAKVARERRTSNRQRILAVGAHPDDVEIGAGATLAAHGAAGDDLVILTLSGGAVGGSTTVRQAEAAAAAAVVGARLIHLDFPDTHLVPAEGIITAIERTIEEVQPDRIYTHSAHDRHQDHRAVHEAVEIAARQVPNVWCFQSPSSTVAFAPNRFVDVAGFVDTKLQMLAAYESQAHRDYMRPDMVRATTRYWSRFSTSDDVEPLETVRASETVAWQVRAAPAVEWTPTPGDHGSGE, from the coding sequence ATGCCAGACGACCGGTACCGCGCACTCGTCCTCGAGGACGACCCCGACGCGGCAGAGCTCCTGCGGATCGCCCTCGAGCGTGAGGGGATGGTGGTCGTCGTCGCGACCACCGCGGAGGGCGCCCTGTCCGAGCTGAGCCGCAGCACGTTCGACGTGCTCGTGACCGACATCCAGCTGCCCGGGCGCTCCGGGCTGGAGATCCTCCCCGAGGCGCGCCGCCTCGACCCGGCGCTCACCGTCATGGTCGTCACGGCGTACCCGACGTTCGACCACGCCGTCGAGGCGCTGCGGGAGGCCGCCGACGAGTTCCTCGTCAAGCCCGTGTCGTCCGCGGAGGTCGTGCGGCGGGCCACCGAGCTGGCGAAGGTCGCCCGCGAGCGCCGCACCAGCAACCGGCAGCGCATCCTGGCGGTGGGGGCCCACCCGGACGACGTCGAGATCGGCGCCGGCGCCACGCTGGCCGCCCACGGCGCCGCCGGCGACGACCTGGTGATCCTCACGCTGTCCGGCGGAGCCGTGGGCGGCAGCACGACCGTCCGGCAGGCGGAGGCCGCCGCCGCCGCGGCCGTCGTGGGCGCCCGCCTCATCCACCTCGACTTCCCGGACACCCACCTGGTCCCCGCCGAGGGCATCATCACCGCGATCGAGCGGACCATCGAGGAGGTCCAGCCCGACCGGATCTACACGCACAGCGCGCACGACCGCCACCAGGACCACCGCGCGGTGCACGAGGCCGTCGAGATCGCGGCCCGCCAGGTGCCCAACGTGTGGTGCTTCCAGAGCCCGTCGTCGACCGTGGCCTTCGCGCCCAACCGGTTCGTCGACGTCGCAGGGTTCGTCGACACCAAGCTCCAGATGCTCGCGGCGTACGAGTCCCAGGCCCACCGCGACTACATGCGGCCCGACATGGTCCGCGCGACGACGCGCTACTGGTCCCGGTTCAGCACGTCCGACGACGTCGAGCCGCTCGAGACCGTCCGGGCGAGCGAGACGGTCGCGTGGCAGGTGCGGGCGGCACCTGCCGTCGAGTGGACGCCGACCCCCGGGGACCACGGCTCGGGCGAGTGA
- a CDS encoding M20/M25/M40 family metallo-hydrolase, which translates to MTARRTTTLAGALAVLVLGTSALLAPPATAHGPGGKPGPGHGPGHTINAERFARQVTTRGVWRHLEEFQRIADRNDGNRAALTEGYEASARYVERTLQRAGYTTTRDPFTFGLEVVDAASLTLGTGETYVVDQMQYAPSSPEGGVTAPGSTPTDTTGCTAESWAGVDVAGTIAVISRGVCAFGDKAVVAEAAGAVGVVVYNNVEEMLYGTLGEGTVVNVPVAGMGQADGLAVVEAVAAGVPITLDTRFHTEENESFNVIAETRAGRDDNVVMLGAHLDGVEEGPGMNDNGSGSAVLLEVAVQLAKQKKLNNTVRFAWWGAEELGLIGSTAYVDELAGQEGELDRIATYLNFDMVGSPNYIIGVYDADESTYPAPVDVPEGSAQTEDVLTGWFESRGQAWVDTEFSGRSDYQAFIVNGVPASGLFTGADDIKTEEEVALFGGTAGIRHDPNYHTADDDLANVSREAISIMAPAVAFATASLATDTSAINGVSGPGDQGHHHGPWKPGKGKGHRHGQEHGTLQQAS; encoded by the coding sequence GTGACAGCTCGACGCACCACCACGCTCGCCGGAGCGCTCGCCGTGCTCGTGCTCGGGACGAGCGCGCTGCTCGCGCCGCCCGCCACGGCGCACGGGCCGGGCGGGAAGCCAGGTCCCGGGCACGGACCGGGGCACACCATCAACGCCGAGAGGTTCGCCCGTCAGGTCACGACGCGTGGCGTGTGGCGCCACCTCGAGGAGTTCCAGCGCATCGCGGACCGCAACGACGGCAACCGCGCCGCGCTCACCGAGGGGTACGAGGCCAGCGCCCGGTACGTCGAGCGCACGCTGCAGCGGGCGGGGTACACGACCACCCGCGACCCGTTCACCTTCGGGCTCGAGGTGGTCGACGCCGCGAGCCTGACGCTCGGCACCGGCGAGACGTACGTGGTCGACCAGATGCAGTACGCACCGAGCTCGCCCGAGGGCGGTGTCACCGCGCCGGGCTCGACGCCGACCGACACCACCGGCTGCACGGCGGAGTCGTGGGCCGGGGTCGACGTGGCCGGGACGATCGCCGTCATCAGCCGTGGGGTGTGCGCGTTCGGCGACAAGGCGGTCGTGGCCGAGGCGGCCGGCGCGGTCGGCGTCGTCGTCTACAACAACGTCGAGGAGATGCTCTACGGGACGCTCGGCGAGGGGACCGTCGTGAACGTGCCCGTCGCGGGCATGGGCCAGGCCGACGGGCTCGCCGTGGTCGAGGCGGTGGCGGCGGGTGTGCCGATCACCCTCGACACCCGGTTCCACACCGAGGAGAACGAGAGCTTCAACGTCATCGCCGAGACGCGCGCGGGTCGCGACGACAACGTCGTCATGCTCGGTGCGCACCTCGACGGCGTCGAGGAGGGCCCGGGCATGAACGACAACGGCAGCGGCTCGGCCGTGCTGCTCGAGGTCGCCGTGCAGCTCGCGAAGCAGAAGAAGCTCAACAACACGGTGCGGTTCGCGTGGTGGGGCGCCGAGGAGCTGGGGCTCATCGGCTCGACGGCGTACGTCGACGAGCTCGCGGGCCAGGAGGGTGAGCTCGACCGCATCGCCACGTACCTGAACTTCGACATGGTGGGCTCGCCCAACTACATCATCGGGGTGTACGACGCGGACGAGTCGACGTACCCCGCACCGGTCGACGTCCCCGAGGGTTCGGCGCAGACCGAGGACGTCCTGACCGGCTGGTTCGAGTCGAGGGGCCAGGCGTGGGTCGACACGGAGTTCTCAGGCCGCTCGGACTACCAGGCGTTCATCGTCAACGGTGTCCCGGCGTCCGGTCTGTTCACCGGCGCCGACGACATCAAGACCGAGGAGGAGGTCGCGCTGTTCGGCGGCACGGCGGGGATCCGTCACGACCCGAACTACCACACGGCGGACGACGACCTGGCGAACGTGAGCCGGGAGGCGATCAGCATCATGGCGCCTGCGGTCGCGTTCGCGACGGCCAGCCTCGCGACCGACACGTCGGCGATCAACGGGGTGTCGGGCCCGGGGGACCAGGGTCACCACCACGGACCGTGGAAGCCCGGCAAGGGCAAGGGGCACCGGCACGGCCAGGAGCACGGCACCTTGCAGCAGGCGTCCTGA
- a CDS encoding helix-turn-helix transcriptional regulator: protein MADDERRRPQGSESVHNRIAVLRAERGVSRRELADALGVHYQTVGYLERGEYSPSLHLALRIAAFFDVPVEVAFSLDPFPRIGG from the coding sequence GTGGCGGACGACGAGCGGCGACGTCCGCAGGGCAGCGAGTCCGTCCACAACCGCATCGCCGTGCTGCGTGCCGAGCGGGGCGTCAGCCGGCGCGAGCTCGCAGACGCGCTGGGCGTGCACTACCAGACCGTCGGCTACCTGGAGCGGGGCGAGTACAGCCCGTCGCTGCACCTCGCGCTGCGCATCGCGGCGTTCTTCGACGTCCCGGTCGAGGTCGCGTTCTCGCTCGACCCGTTCCCCCGCATCGGCGGCTGA
- a CDS encoding ABC transporter permease, giving the protein MSTPADPAPSPLAGAVRLGLRRGLTEFRHMLRSPEDTGWNVIIGVGILVYLVTQRDSVIPGSGGLTLPDLALPGILAATILFGMVMGPAFALSTEVEEGTVLRLRTTPRGTTTYTVGMVVGQVLGAVPMLVLILAPWPFLLGDPMHQGPGGWVAVVGWLLLGTLATLPIGIVGGALAGRPTRVMLFVMAPVVALAFLSGIFGPQTIPPWAAGPVQAFPLYWLAHGLRATTLPAGAEGLELGGAWHPEIAALVLLAWAVVGLVVAPVVLRRSTARQTASALAERLQSLVRG; this is encoded by the coding sequence ATGAGCACGCCCGCCGACCCCGCACCGTCGCCGCTCGCCGGGGCCGTCCGCCTCGGCCTGCGCCGCGGCCTCACCGAGTTCCGGCACATGCTGCGCAGCCCCGAGGACACGGGGTGGAACGTGATCATCGGCGTCGGGATCCTCGTCTACCTGGTCACCCAGCGGGACTCGGTGATCCCCGGCAGCGGCGGCCTCACCCTGCCCGACCTCGCGCTGCCCGGGATCCTGGCCGCGACCATCCTGTTCGGCATGGTCATGGGGCCCGCGTTCGCGCTGTCCACCGAGGTCGAGGAGGGCACGGTGCTGCGCCTGCGCACCACGCCCCGGGGGACCACGACGTACACCGTCGGGATGGTCGTCGGACAGGTGCTCGGCGCCGTCCCCATGCTCGTGCTCATCCTGGCCCCGTGGCCCTTCCTGCTGGGCGACCCCATGCACCAGGGGCCCGGCGGGTGGGTCGCCGTCGTCGGCTGGCTGCTGCTGGGGACGCTCGCGACGCTGCCGATCGGCATCGTGGGCGGCGCGCTCGCCGGGCGTCCCACGCGCGTCATGCTGTTCGTCATGGCACCCGTGGTCGCGCTCGCGTTCCTCTCGGGGATCTTCGGCCCCCAGACGATCCCGCCCTGGGCGGCCGGACCGGTGCAGGCGTTCCCGCTCTACTGGCTCGCGCACGGGCTGCGGGCCACGACCCTGCCCGCGGGTGCCGAGGGCCTCGAGCTCGGCGGCGCGTGGCACCCGGAGATCGCGGCCCTCGTGCTGCTCGCGTGGGCGGTCGTCGGGCTGGTCGTCGCGCCGGTGGTGCTGCGTCGGTCCACCGCGCGGCAGACCGCGAGCGCCCTCGCGGAGCGCCTGCAGTCGCTGGTCCGCGGCTGA